The sequence AAAGGAAAGGTGTCTGTGTTGAACGAATTCACGCGCCGCGGATTCCTCGGCAGCGCGGCGGCGGTCGGCGGGGCCACCGTGGTGGCCACGACCGTCCCCGGTGCCCAGGCCGCCGAGGCGGCCGTCCCGCAAGCGGCGAAAGGCGGCGCGTGCGGCCCCCGGACCGGGCTCGTCCAGGTGGACCGGACGGACCGGCGCTACCAGGACCTGGTCAGCCGGGGGTTCAACGGACGGTTCCGCGGCAAGCCCGACGCGGTGTACGTCGTACACACCGCGGACCAGGTCGTCGACGCGGTGAACCGGGCCCTGGACGCGGGGCAGCGGATCGCCGTACGCAGCGGCGGGCACTGCTTCGAGGGCTTCGTGGACGACCCCGCCGTGCGGGCCGTCATCGACATGTCCGAGATGCGGGAGGTCTTCTACGACTCCGCCAAGCGGGCGTTCGCCGTGGAACCCGGCGCCACCCTCGGGGAGGCGTACCGCACCCTGTACCTGGACTGGGGTGTGACCATCCCGGCGGGCGTCTGCCCCCAGGTGGGGGTCGGCGGCCATGTCCTCGGCGGCGGGTACGGCCCGCTCTCCCGCCGCGACGGAGTGGTGGCCGACCACCTGTACGCGGTCGAGGTCGTCGTCGTGGACGCCTCGGGCCGGGCCCGCAAGGTCGTGGCCACCAGTGCGGCCGGCGACCCCAACCGCGAGCTGTGGTGGGCCCACACCGGAGGCGGCGGGGGCAACTTCGGCATCGTCACCCGGTACTGGTTCCGGACGCCCGGCGCCACCGGCAACGACCCGTCCGGACTGCTGCCCAAGGCACCCAAGTCCACGCTGCGGCACATCGTGACCTGGGAGTGGTCCGCCCTCACCGAGAAGGCGTTCACCCGGATCATCGACAACCACGGGGCCTGGCACCAGCGCAACAGCGCCGCCGACACTCCGTACGCCAGTCTGCACAGCGTCTTCTACCTCAACAGCAAGGCCGCCGGGCAGATCCTGCTGGACATCCAGATCGACGGCGGACTGGACGGCGCCGAGGGGCTGTTGAACGACTTCGTCGCCGCGATCAACGAGGGCACGGGTGTGGAGCCCGCCGTCCAGCGGAGCACGGAGCCGTGGCTGCGGGCCACGCTGGCCAACAAGTTCGACACCGGCGGCTTCGACCGGACCAAGTCCAAGGGCGCGTATCTGCGCAAACCGTGGACCGCCGCCCAGGCCGCCACCCTCTACACGTATCTGAGCGCCGACACCCAGGTGTGGGGCGAGGTCTCGCTCTACTCGTACGGCGCGAAGGTCAACTCCGTCGCGGAGACGGCCACCGCCACCGCCCAGCGCGACTCCATCATCAAGGTGTGGATGTCCGCGACGTGGATGGATCCCACGCAGGACGACGCCAACCTCGCCTGGATCCGGGAGATCTACCGCGACGTCTTCGCCACCACCGGCGGCGTCCCGGTGCCCGACGACCGCACCGAGGGCACCTTCATCAACTACCCCGACATCGACCTGGCCGACCCGGAGTGGAACACCTCCGGGGTGCCCTGGCACACCCTCTACTACAAGGGGAACTACCCGCGCCTGCAGAAGGTCAAGGCCCGCTGGGACCCCAGGAACGTCTTCCGGCACGCGCTGTCCGTACGACTGCCCGACTGACGGCGACGGCGACTGTACGACGAGAGGGGGGCGGTGGCCGCGGATCGCGGCGACCGCCCCCCTCTCGTGCCCGAAAGCGCTGAAGACCGACAGCTCGTTCAGGCGCGGTCCGCGAGGAACAGGCCGCGGCCCGACTGGATCCCCCGCACATGGGCGACCTTCAGCCCGGCCCGGGTGAACGCCTCCTCGTACTCGGCCCGGGTGAAGAGCGTCAGGGTGTGGCTCTCCGCGAAGTGCCGCACGCCGCTGCCGGGCTCGGCCACCACGTAGTGCACGTCCATGTGCGACGTGTGCCCCTGGCGCTCCGTGTGGGAGACGCGGGTCAGCGTCCGCGGTCCCACGGTCACGGTGTCCCCGCTCACATGGCGGTCGAGGGCCGTCTCCAGGAACCACCAGGGGTCCACCGCCACGACACCGCCCGGTGTCAGGTGCTCGGCGAACGACCGCAGGGTCGCGGTGAGTTCAGCGGTGTCCTTCAGATAGGCGATCGACCCGAACATGCAGGTGATCGCGTCGTAGGAGCGCCCCAGGGAGAGGTCGCGCATGTCACCGCCGTGCAGCACGGCGGTCGGCACCGCGGCCCGGGCCATCGACAGCATGGCGTCGGACAGTTCGAGCCCCTCGACCTTGTCGAAGAGTTCGGCGAAGTGCCGCAGGTGCGCGCCGGTGCCACAGGCGACGTCGAGCAGTGAGGCCGCCGCGGGGTTGCGCGCCCGCACGAGCCCCGCGACGGTGGCGGCCTCCACCCGGTAGTCCTTGCCGCGCGACTCGTGGAGCAGCTCGTAGATCTCGGCCATCCCGGGTCCGTACATCGCGGACTCCCCTCCTCAGCTGGAACTGCTGGACTTGGCGGAATCGCCGGTACCACCGGCTCCGCCGAAACCGTCGGCGTGCTCCGCCGCCCAGCTCGCGAAGGTGCGGGCCTCGCGGCCGGTGACCTCGCGCACCACGTCGGTCACGGGGCCGGGGGTGACGGCCGACTCGGCGAGGTAGTCGAGCAGCATCTCGACGACCGGCGGCGGCATATGGGCGCTCATCGCCTCGCGCCCGGCCTCACGGCTCAGCTCCTCGAAGCGGATGTCCCGGCCGAGCACCTCCGCCAGCACGCCCACCTGCTCGATCTGTGTCAGCGCCCGCGGTCCCGTCACCAGGTACCGGGCGCCCGCGTGGCCGTCCTCCACCAGCGCGGCCGTCAGCACCGCCGCGATGTCGGCCTCGTGGACGATCGCGCGGGCGGCCTTGCCGTAGGGCGCGCGCACCACGTTCTCCGTACGGATCGAATCGCCCCACTTCCAGAGGGTGTTGCCGGCGAACTCGTCGGGGCGTACGAAGGTCCAGTCCGCCCCGCTGTCCTCGACGGCCCGCTCCACCGTGCGGTGGTGCCGGTGGCTGGGGTTGCTCTCGTCGTCCAGCACAGAGCTGGACGACAGGACGACGATGTGCCGGACCCCCGCCTTGCGGGCGAGCGCCGCGACCTCGTGGGCGGTCCCGGGCACCGGGAAGAGGTACATCCGGTCGATGCCCTCCAGGGCGGCGGGCAGGGTTCCGGGCTGCTCCAGGTCGCCCTGGACGACCTCGACGCCGGCCGGCAGCGCGGCGGCCCCGGGCGTCCGGGTGAGCGCCCGCACATGATGTCCCGAGGCCACCAGGCTCTCCGTGACATGGCGGCCCACCTTCCCCGTGGCACCGGTCAGCAGGATGTTCAAGGCCCCTCCTCGGCGTACGAAGCGGTGCTCCCCGGCGCTGTGCCGTGCGTGGTGCGCTGTGCGCTGCGCTGCGTCGGGAGGCGGTTTCAGGCGCCAAGGCTGTCGTGCCGGGCTAGAGGACCCCGTGAGCCCCGATGGATCCCGGCGGGCCTTCCCGGACCCCGGGCGGCATCGGCCGCCGCTCCAGGGAGAATGGAGCGATCCTGCAGCCGTTCTCAGGCGGGGGAGGGGCAGTCTGGCGTGACATCGTCCGCGAGACTGTGAGGAATCGCCATGTCAATGGCCGAGCGCAAGGCCCTGTGTCTGGAAATGGTCGCCGCCTGGAACCGGTGGGACCTGAGCGGGATCATCAAGCACTGGTCGCCGGACATCGTGCACTACTCCGAGGACACCGAGGTGAGTTCCGCCGACATGATCAAGCTCATGGAGGGCGGGCTGCAGGCGTTCCCCGATCTCCAGCTCGAAGTGAAGAGCATCATGGCCGAGGAGGACCGGGTCACCCTGCGCATCACCGTGACCGCCACCCACTCGCGCGAGTTCATGGGCGTGCCGCCGACCGGTGAGCGCGTCAGCTGGCACCTGGTGGAGGAACTGCGCTTCGAGGACGCCAAGGTCGTCGAGCACTGGGACGTCATCAACATGCGGCCGCTGCTGGTCAAGCTGGGCAAGCTGCCCGACGTCCCCAAGGTGGAACTGGAGACGAGCGTCTGACCTGCGCGGACGTTCAGCCGCCGGCTCGTGGGTCCGGCGGCCGGAGCCCGGGGGCGCGGGCCTGTCCCGTGCCCCCGGGCACGCGGGCCCCCAGGCGCTCAAGCCCTCCGCGCGTCCGGGCGTTCTCCGCCGTGCCCGGGGCGGCTAACTAAGCTGACGCCCAGGCGGGGCGGCGGACAGGAAAGCGCCGCACCAGACGGAACGGGGTGACGATGTCGGCGACGCGGTTGCTGGTCCTCGGAGTGGTACGCGGCTTCGGCAGGACGCACGGTTACCGGGTGCGGACCGAGCTGCTGTCCTGGGGGATCGACGACTGGGCCAACGTCAAACCCGGTTCGATCTACCACGCGCTGCGGCAGCTGGCGAAGATCGGCTTGCTGGAGGCCAGCGAGATCGCGCACTGGCCGGGGCGGGTGGACTACAGCGTGACTCCCGAGGGGGACGAGGAGTTCTTCCGGCTGCTGGTCGACGCCCTTGAACGGCCCGAGCACCGCGCCGACATGCTCAGCGCCGGCCTCGCCCTGATGCCCGCGCTCTCCCGCGACCGCGCCGTGGCGGCCCTCTCCACCCGCCTGCACGTCCTGGAGGCCCAGCGGGCGGCGCTGCGCAAGGAATCCGCCCCGGTGCACGCCGAGGGCCTGCCGACTCATCTGGGCGAGCTGTGGACGATGCGCACGCGGTACGCCGACCTCGGCGTGGAGTGGACCCAGGACCTGCTGGAACGGGTCAGGTCGGGGGAGTACGAGATGGCGGGCGAGCACGGGCACTCCTTCGGGACGCCGGGGTCGTGGCGCACGCTGGTCGGGCCGTTGGCGGAGTGACGCCTCTTCGCATGACCAACTAATCAAACTTGCATAGTGGGCTGTCCGTGCTCTAGCTTGGAGCAGTAATCAAGTTTGATTACTGATCTGCGCGTGTCGTTCGATCCCTGCCCTTCCACCCTCAGGGGCTCTCCCCGTGCGCCTGTCATGGCGCGCAGCCTCTCGTGGCGCATCAGGACCTAGGAGTCACAGATTGAGTTCGCAATCCACACTTGCCATCGAGACGTCGGGCCTGGTCAAAACCTTCGGTGAGACCCGGGCCGTCGACGGTGTCGACCTGGCCATCCCGCAGGGCGTCGTCTACGGCGTGCTGGGACCCAACGGCGCGGGCAAGACGACGACGATCCGGATGCTGTCCACCCTGCTGACCCCCGACGGCGGCACCGCCCGGGTGCTCGGGCACGACGTGGTCAAGGAGGCCGGGGCGGTACGCAGCCGGGTGAGTCTCACCGGTCAGTTCGCCTCGATCGACGAGGACCTCACCGCCACCGAGAACCTGACCCTGCTCGCCCGGCTGCTGGGCTTCTCCCGCACCCAGGCCGCCGCCCGGGCCGAGGAACTGCTCGCGGCCTTCGATCTCACGGAGGCCGCCGGACGGCAGTCCAAGACCTTCTCCGGAGGGATGCGCCGCCGGCTCGACATCGCCGCCAGCCTCGTCGTCACCCCCGACCTGCTCTTCCTGGACGAGCCGACCACCGGGCTCGACCCGCGCAGCCGCAACCAGGTGTGGGACAGCGTGCGGGCCATGGTGGCCCTGGGCACCACGATCCTGCTGACCACGCAGTACCTGGACGAGGCCGACCAGCTGGCCGACCGGATCGCCGTCATCGACCACGGCCGGGTCATCGCCGAGGGCACCACGGGCGAGCTCAAGTCGTCGGTCGGCACCGGAGCCCTGCACGTACGGCTCGTCAACGCCGAGAACCGCCCCGAGGCCGCCCAGTTGCTCACCCGGGCCCTCGCCTCACCGGTCTTCCAGGAGTCCGACCCGTTCGCGCTCTCCGTGCGGACCGACGACCACGCGCGGGTCGCCGGAGCCCTGGCCGAAC is a genomic window of Streptomyces sp. NBC_00414 containing:
- a CDS encoding FAD-binding oxidoreductase, whose translation is MNEFTRRGFLGSAAAVGGATVVATTVPGAQAAEAAVPQAAKGGACGPRTGLVQVDRTDRRYQDLVSRGFNGRFRGKPDAVYVVHTADQVVDAVNRALDAGQRIAVRSGGHCFEGFVDDPAVRAVIDMSEMREVFYDSAKRAFAVEPGATLGEAYRTLYLDWGVTIPAGVCPQVGVGGHVLGGGYGPLSRRDGVVADHLYAVEVVVVDASGRARKVVATSAAGDPNRELWWAHTGGGGGNFGIVTRYWFRTPGATGNDPSGLLPKAPKSTLRHIVTWEWSALTEKAFTRIIDNHGAWHQRNSAADTPYASLHSVFYLNSKAAGQILLDIQIDGGLDGAEGLLNDFVAAINEGTGVEPAVQRSTEPWLRATLANKFDTGGFDRTKSKGAYLRKPWTAAQAATLYTYLSADTQVWGEVSLYSYGAKVNSVAETATATAQRDSIIKVWMSATWMDPTQDDANLAWIREIYRDVFATTGGVPVPDDRTEGTFINYPDIDLADPEWNTSGVPWHTLYYKGNYPRLQKVKARWDPRNVFRHALSVRLPD
- a CDS encoding ester cyclase codes for the protein MAERKALCLEMVAAWNRWDLSGIIKHWSPDIVHYSEDTEVSSADMIKLMEGGLQAFPDLQLEVKSIMAEEDRVTLRITVTATHSREFMGVPPTGERVSWHLVEELRFEDAKVVEHWDVINMRPLLVKLGKLPDVPKVELETSV
- a CDS encoding class I SAM-dependent DNA methyltransferase; the encoded protein is MYGPGMAEIYELLHESRGKDYRVEAATVAGLVRARNPAAASLLDVACGTGAHLRHFAELFDKVEGLELSDAMLSMARAAVPTAVLHGGDMRDLSLGRSYDAITCMFGSIAYLKDTAELTATLRSFAEHLTPGGVVAVDPWWFLETALDRHVSGDTVTVGPRTLTRVSHTERQGHTSHMDVHYVVAEPGSGVRHFAESHTLTLFTRAEYEEAFTRAGLKVAHVRGIQSGRGLFLADRA
- a CDS encoding ATP-binding cassette domain-containing protein; this translates as MSSQSTLAIETSGLVKTFGETRAVDGVDLAIPQGVVYGVLGPNGAGKTTTIRMLSTLLTPDGGTARVLGHDVVKEAGAVRSRVSLTGQFASIDEDLTATENLTLLARLLGFSRTQAAARAEELLAAFDLTEAAGRQSKTFSGGMRRRLDIAASLVVTPDLLFLDEPTTGLDPRSRNQVWDSVRAMVALGTTILLTTQYLDEADQLADRIAVIDHGRVIAEGTTGELKSSVGTGALHVRLVNAENRPEAAQLLTRALASPVFQESDPFALSVRTDDHARVAGALAELARSEIAVSDFALGRPSLDEVFLALTGRPAEDAQTDQEDAA
- a CDS encoding PadR family transcriptional regulator yields the protein MSATRLLVLGVVRGFGRTHGYRVRTELLSWGIDDWANVKPGSIYHALRQLAKIGLLEASEIAHWPGRVDYSVTPEGDEEFFRLLVDALERPEHRADMLSAGLALMPALSRDRAVAALSTRLHVLEAQRAALRKESAPVHAEGLPTHLGELWTMRTRYADLGVEWTQDLLERVRSGEYEMAGEHGHSFGTPGSWRTLVGPLAE
- a CDS encoding NAD(P)H-binding protein, producing MNILLTGATGKVGRHVTESLVASGHHVRALTRTPGAAALPAGVEVVQGDLEQPGTLPAALEGIDRMYLFPVPGTAHEVAALARKAGVRHIVVLSSSSVLDDESNPSHRHHRTVERAVEDSGADWTFVRPDEFAGNTLWKWGDSIRTENVVRAPYGKAARAIVHEADIAAVLTAALVEDGHAGARYLVTGPRALTQIEQVGVLAEVLGRDIRFEELSREAGREAMSAHMPPPVVEMLLDYLAESAVTPGPVTDVVREVTGREARTFASWAAEHADGFGGAGGTGDSAKSSSSS